A genome region from Panicum virgatum strain AP13 chromosome 4K, P.virgatum_v5, whole genome shotgun sequence includes the following:
- the LOC120703723 gene encoding V-type proton ATPase subunit B 1 translates to MGLVKDSADMEEGTLEIGMEYRTVSGVAGPLVILDKVKGPKYQEIVNIRLGDGTTRRGQVLEVDGEKAVVQVFEGTSGIDNKYTTVQFTGEVLKTPVSLDMLGRIFNGSGKPIDNGPPILPEAYLDISGSSINPSERTYPEEMIQTGISTIDVMNSIARGQKIPLFSAAGLPHNEIAAQICRQAGLVKTLEKGKHAEGGEDDNFAIVFAAMGVNMETAQFFKRDFEENGSMERVTLFLNLANDPTIERIITPRIALTTAEYLAYECGKHVLVILTDMSSYADALREVSAAREEVPGRRGYPGYMYTDLATIYERAGRIEGRSGSITQIPILTMPNDDITHPTPDLTGYITEGQIYIDRQLHNRQIYPPINVLPSLSRLMKSAIGEGMTRRDHSDVSNQLYANYAIGKDVQAMKAVVGEEALSSEDLLYLEFLDKFERKFVTQGAYDTRNIFQSLDLAWTLLRIFPRELLHRIPAKTLDQYYSRDATH, encoded by the exons ATGGGTCTGGTGAAGGATAGCGCCGACATGGAGGAGGGAACCCTCGAGATCGGCATGG AGTACAGGACTGTCTCTGGTGTGGCCGGACCTCTGGTTATATTGGACAAAGTAAAG GGCCCAAAGTACCAGGAAATCGTAAACATCCGACTTGGAGATGGCACAACTCGCCGTGGTCAAGTTTTGGAAGTTGACGGTGAAAAAGCTGTTGTGCAG GTCTTTGAAGGAACTTCCGGAATAGACAACAAATACACAACTGTGCAGTTCACAGGCGAG GTTCTGAAAACTCCTGTATCACTTGATATGCTTGGGCGCATTTTTAATGGTTCTGGAAAACCTATTGACAATGGCCCCCCGATATTGCCTGAGGCGTACTTGGATATCTCTG GAAGCTCTATCAACCCCAGTGAGAGAACCTATCCAGAGGAGATGATCCAAACGGGGATATCCACCATTGATGTCATGAACTCTATTGCTCGTGGTCAAAAGATTCCTCTCTTTTCTGCTGCTGGTCTCCCTCACAATGAAATTGCTGCTCAGATTTGTCGTCAGGCTGGTCTTgtgaagacattggagaaaggcaagcaTGCAGAG GGTGGTGAAGATGACAACTTTGCTATTGTGTTTGCTGCTATGGGAGTGAACATGGAAACAGCCCAGTTCTTCAAACGCGATTTTGAAGAGAATGGTTCCATGGAGCGGGTCACTCTTTTTCTGAATCTG GCGAATGACCCTACCATTGAACGTATTATCACCCCTCGGATTGCACTTACAACAGCAGAATATTTGGCGTATGAATGTGGGAAGCACGTACTTGTCATCTTGACAGATATGAGTTCTTACGCAGATGCACTTCGTGAG GTATCTGCAGCTCGAGAAGAGGTGCCAGGTAGGCGTGGTTATCCTGGGTATATGTATACTGATTTGGCAACAATATATGAGCGTGCTGGGCGTATTGAAGGAAGATCAGGCTCCATTACGCAAATTCCCATTCTAACAATGCCTAATGATG ATATCACGCATCCTACTCCTGATCTTACGGGATATATTACCGAGGGACAGATATACATTGATAGACAACTCCATAACAGACAG ATTTATCCACCTATCAATGTGCTGCCATCTCTCTCCCGATTGATGAAG AGTGCTATTGGTGAGGGTATGACACGCCGGGACCATTCCGATGTATCTAATCAG CTTTATGCCAACTATGCAATTGGAAAGGATGTCCAGGCTATGAAGGCAGTCGTTGGAGAGGAGGCACTCTCGTCTGAGGATCTG CTTTACTTGGAGTTCCTCGACAAGTTTGAGAGGAAGTTTGTGACACAAGGAGCATATGACACGAGGAACATCTTCCAGTCCCTTGATCTCGCATGGACATTGCTTCGCATCTTCCCTCGCGAGCTCCTCCATCGTATCCCTGCAAAGACCTTGGACCAGTACTACAGCAGAGACGCTACCCACTGA
- the LOC120703722 gene encoding transmembrane 9 superfamily member 7-like isoform X2, with the protein MANPGGGLRPRHILIFAAAAVLCAVSSPVGAFYLPGVAPRDFQKDDELQVKVNKLSSIKTQLPYDYYFLDYCKPEAIKNSAENLGEVLRGDRIENSVYNFKMRRDESCKIICRRKLSQEAVKNFKEKIDDEYRVNMILDNLPVVVPRQTREGSQTPSFEHGYRVGYKLKDDKYYINNHLSFKVLYHEDQTSPDARIVGFHVIPSSIKHEYGAWDDTNPTAQTCNANIKITPGSHTPQEVAPDAYVVFSYDVTFEASEIIWASRWDVYLLSSDSQIHWFSIVNSLMIVLFLSGMVAMIMMRTLYKDIANYNQLDNQDEAQEETGWKLVHGDVFRPPVHSGLLCVYVGTGVQFFGMTLVTMMFALLGFLSPANRGGLMTAMVLLWVFMGVLAGYTSSRLYKMFKGTEWKKITLKTAFMFPGIIFAVFFFLNALIWGEKSSGAVPFGTMFALFLLWFGISVPLVFVGSFLGFKQPAIEDPVKTNKIPRQIPEQAWYLQPAFAILAGGILPFGAVFIELFFILTSIWLNQFYYIFGFLFIVFIILIVTCAEITIVLCYFQLCSEDYHWWWRAYLTAGSSALYLFAYAIFYFFNKLEITKLVSGILYFGYMLIISYAFFVLTGTIGFYACFWFVRKIYASVKID; encoded by the exons ATGGCgaaccccggcggcggcctgcgccccCGCCACATCCTcatcttcgccgccgccgccgtgctctgcGCCGTCTCCTCCCCCGTCGGCGCCTTCTACCTCCCCGGCGTGGCACCCCGCGACTTCCAGAAG GATGATGAGCTTCAGGTGAAAGTCAACAAACTGTCATCTATAAAGACACAGCTTCCATATGACTACTATTTCCTGGACTACTGCAAACCTGAGGCGATTAAGAACAGTGCTGAGAACTTGGGTGAAGTCCTTCGTGGGGACCGCATCGAAAATTCTGTCTATAAT TTCAAGATGAGGAGGGATGAGAGTTGCAAGATTATTTGTCGAAGAAAGCTTtctcaagaagctgtgaagaatttcaaagaaaaaatcGATGATGAATACCGAGTTAACAT GATTCTAGATAATCTCCCAGTTGTGGTACCTAGACAGACACGGGAAGGAAGCCAAACACCAAGCTTTGAGCATGGTTACCGAGTTGGTTATAAG CTCAAGGATGACAAGTATTATATCAACAACCACTTGAGTTTTAAAGTCTTGTACCATGAAGACCAAACTTCTCCCGATGCTCGCATTGTTGGGTTCCATGTGATTCCCAGCAG CATCAAGCATGAATATGGTGCCTGGGATGACACTAATCCCACAGCGCAAACTTGCAATGCTAACATTAAGATTACACCTGGTAGTCACACTCCTCAAGAGGTGGCCCCTGATGCATATGTAGTATTCTCTTACGATGTTACCTTTGAG GCTAGTGAGATCATATGGGCATCTCGCTGGGATGTCTACCTTCTTTCTAGCGATAGTCAAATCCATTGGTTCTCAATTGTTAATTCATTGATGATTGTCCTATTCCTTTCTGGTATGGTAGCCATGATCATGATGAGAACCCTTTACAAGGACATAGCAAACTATAATCAGCTTGACAATCAGGATGAGGCCCAGGAAGAAACTGGATGGAAGTTAGTGCATGGTGATGTATTCCGGCCTCCTGTCCATTCAGGTCTCCTTTGTGTTTATGTTGGCACCGGCGTGCAGTTCTTTGGGATGACACTAGTAACCATGATGTTTGCGCTACTTGGATTCTTATCTCCTGCAAACCGTGGAGGACTCATGACTGCTATGGTCCTTTTGTGGGTGTTCATGGGTGTATTGGCAGGATACACCTCATCTCGCCTGTACAAGATGTTCAAAGGCACTGAGTGGAAGAAGATCACCCTCAAAACTGCCTTCATGTTTCCTGGTATTATCTTTGcggtcttcttctttttgaaTGCCCTCATCTGGGGTGAGAAATCATCTGGTGCAGTTCCTTTCGGAACAATGTTTGCTTTGTTCCTCCTCTGGTTCGGCATCTCTGTACCACTGGTCTTTGTTGGAAGTTTCTTGGGATTCAAGCAGCCAGCCATTGAGGACCCAGTGAAGACGAACAAGATTCCCAGGCAAATTCCCGAGCAAGCATGGTACCTGCAGCCAGCTTTTGCTATACTTGCTGGTGGCATATTGCCATTTGGGGCTGTCTTTATTGAGCTCTTCTTCATCCTGACATCCATCTGGCTGAACCAGTTCTACTACATCTTTGGCTTCCTCTTCATAGTCTTCATCATCCTCATTGTGACCTGTGCTGAGATCACGATTGTGCTATGCTACTTCCAACTATGCAGCGAGGATTACCACTGGTGGTGGAGGGCATACCTGACTGCAGGCTCATCAGCGCTCTATCTGTTTGCTTATGCTATCTTCTACTTCTTCAACAAGTTGGAGATCACAAAGCTTGTCTCAGGCATCCTGTACTTTGGTTATATGCTGATCATCTCTTATGCCTTCTTCGTGCTGACTGGTACCATTGGCTTCTATGCCTGCTTCTGGTTCGTGAGGAAGATCTATGCTTCTGTGAAGATTGACTGA
- the LOC120703722 gene encoding transmembrane 9 superfamily member 7-like isoform X1, whose protein sequence is MANPGGGLRPRHILIFAAAAVLCAVSSPVGAFYLPGVAPRDFQKVIDRPIPCLLARMFPRFLSLSDPADDELQVKVNKLSSIKTQLPYDYYFLDYCKPEAIKNSAENLGEVLRGDRIENSVYNFKMRRDESCKIICRRKLSQEAVKNFKEKIDDEYRVNMILDNLPVVVPRQTREGSQTPSFEHGYRVGYKLKDDKYYINNHLSFKVLYHEDQTSPDARIVGFHVIPSSIKHEYGAWDDTNPTAQTCNANIKITPGSHTPQEVAPDAYVVFSYDVTFEASEIIWASRWDVYLLSSDSQIHWFSIVNSLMIVLFLSGMVAMIMMRTLYKDIANYNQLDNQDEAQEETGWKLVHGDVFRPPVHSGLLCVYVGTGVQFFGMTLVTMMFALLGFLSPANRGGLMTAMVLLWVFMGVLAGYTSSRLYKMFKGTEWKKITLKTAFMFPGIIFAVFFFLNALIWGEKSSGAVPFGTMFALFLLWFGISVPLVFVGSFLGFKQPAIEDPVKTNKIPRQIPEQAWYLQPAFAILAGGILPFGAVFIELFFILTSIWLNQFYYIFGFLFIVFIILIVTCAEITIVLCYFQLCSEDYHWWWRAYLTAGSSALYLFAYAIFYFFNKLEITKLVSGILYFGYMLIISYAFFVLTGTIGFYACFWFVRKIYASVKID, encoded by the exons ATGGCgaaccccggcggcggcctgcgccccCGCCACATCCTcatcttcgccgccgccgccgtgctctgcGCCGTCTCCTCCCCCGTCGGCGCCTTCTACCTCCCCGGCGTGGCACCCCGCGACTTCCAGAAGGTGATCGACCGACCCATTCCCTGTCTTCTCGCCCGCATGTTTCCCCGCTTCCTCTCCCTGTCGGATCCAGCG GATGATGAGCTTCAGGTGAAAGTCAACAAACTGTCATCTATAAAGACACAGCTTCCATATGACTACTATTTCCTGGACTACTGCAAACCTGAGGCGATTAAGAACAGTGCTGAGAACTTGGGTGAAGTCCTTCGTGGGGACCGCATCGAAAATTCTGTCTATAAT TTCAAGATGAGGAGGGATGAGAGTTGCAAGATTATTTGTCGAAGAAAGCTTtctcaagaagctgtgaagaatttcaaagaaaaaatcGATGATGAATACCGAGTTAACAT GATTCTAGATAATCTCCCAGTTGTGGTACCTAGACAGACACGGGAAGGAAGCCAAACACCAAGCTTTGAGCATGGTTACCGAGTTGGTTATAAG CTCAAGGATGACAAGTATTATATCAACAACCACTTGAGTTTTAAAGTCTTGTACCATGAAGACCAAACTTCTCCCGATGCTCGCATTGTTGGGTTCCATGTGATTCCCAGCAG CATCAAGCATGAATATGGTGCCTGGGATGACACTAATCCCACAGCGCAAACTTGCAATGCTAACATTAAGATTACACCTGGTAGTCACACTCCTCAAGAGGTGGCCCCTGATGCATATGTAGTATTCTCTTACGATGTTACCTTTGAG GCTAGTGAGATCATATGGGCATCTCGCTGGGATGTCTACCTTCTTTCTAGCGATAGTCAAATCCATTGGTTCTCAATTGTTAATTCATTGATGATTGTCCTATTCCTTTCTGGTATGGTAGCCATGATCATGATGAGAACCCTTTACAAGGACATAGCAAACTATAATCAGCTTGACAATCAGGATGAGGCCCAGGAAGAAACTGGATGGAAGTTAGTGCATGGTGATGTATTCCGGCCTCCTGTCCATTCAGGTCTCCTTTGTGTTTATGTTGGCACCGGCGTGCAGTTCTTTGGGATGACACTAGTAACCATGATGTTTGCGCTACTTGGATTCTTATCTCCTGCAAACCGTGGAGGACTCATGACTGCTATGGTCCTTTTGTGGGTGTTCATGGGTGTATTGGCAGGATACACCTCATCTCGCCTGTACAAGATGTTCAAAGGCACTGAGTGGAAGAAGATCACCCTCAAAACTGCCTTCATGTTTCCTGGTATTATCTTTGcggtcttcttctttttgaaTGCCCTCATCTGGGGTGAGAAATCATCTGGTGCAGTTCCTTTCGGAACAATGTTTGCTTTGTTCCTCCTCTGGTTCGGCATCTCTGTACCACTGGTCTTTGTTGGAAGTTTCTTGGGATTCAAGCAGCCAGCCATTGAGGACCCAGTGAAGACGAACAAGATTCCCAGGCAAATTCCCGAGCAAGCATGGTACCTGCAGCCAGCTTTTGCTATACTTGCTGGTGGCATATTGCCATTTGGGGCTGTCTTTATTGAGCTCTTCTTCATCCTGACATCCATCTGGCTGAACCAGTTCTACTACATCTTTGGCTTCCTCTTCATAGTCTTCATCATCCTCATTGTGACCTGTGCTGAGATCACGATTGTGCTATGCTACTTCCAACTATGCAGCGAGGATTACCACTGGTGGTGGAGGGCATACCTGACTGCAGGCTCATCAGCGCTCTATCTGTTTGCTTATGCTATCTTCTACTTCTTCAACAAGTTGGAGATCACAAAGCTTGTCTCAGGCATCCTGTACTTTGGTTATATGCTGATCATCTCTTATGCCTTCTTCGTGCTGACTGGTACCATTGGCTTCTATGCCTGCTTCTGGTTCGTGAGGAAGATCTATGCTTCTGTGAAGATTGACTGA